Part of the Zingiber officinale cultivar Zhangliang chromosome 6A, Zo_v1.1, whole genome shotgun sequence genome, TTCATGATGTTCAATATCTCCAACTTGTAAAGCGATCCGATATTTTCCGGTATCTGCCCTGAAAGCGAGTTCAGGCTCAGAGACAAGTATCTGAGATTGGTCAAGTTCATCAGTGACGGAGGGATTTCTCCTCTCAGCTTATTTACATGGAGAGTCAGTATCTGAAGAGAGCTCAGCTCCCCTAACTCTGGCGGAATGGTGCCGACGAACTCATTCTCAGAAAGACCGAGATAAATTAACGATTTGCAGCGCGATAGAGAAGCCGGAATGGTGGAACTCAACTTGTTGTTATACACCCTGAAAGATGACAATTTGGATAGATCTCCAAACTGAGGAGGAATGCTGCCCGTAAACTGGTTGCTGTAAATGTTCAGAGCGCTCAGATTCGAGCACCGGGCGAGCTCGGGAGGGATGTTTCCGACGAAATTGTTGTCGAAGAGTTGAAGAAACTTTAAATGAGAGAAGTTGCCGAGTGCGGGGGGGATAATTCCGGACAACTGATTCATGCTGACATCTAGAGTTACCAGGCCTGTCAATCTCTCGAGTGAAGGCGGAAGAGGACCGACCAAATTGTTGGTGAACACCATGAAGTATTCGAGATTAATCAAGTTGCCGATGCAGGAAGGAATGGAGCCGGTGAGGTTATTGGAGCTGAGCGTCAAAATCAAGAGAGGCGTGCAGTTGCAGAGGCTCTCCGGGATGCTGCCACGGAGAGAGTTGTTGCTCAAATCAAGCAGCTCGAAGCTCTCCGAGTTGCCCAACTGCATCGGTATCTCGCCGGAGAGGAGGTTGTCGTAGAGGACTAGCTGAGAGAGCTGAGTCAGCGAGCCGAGCTCGGCCGGGATGGTGCCGTGGAAGGCATTGGAAGTGAGGTCGAGGAGTTGAAGGGTGGAGATGTTGGCGAGGAAGGGCGAGATGGTGCCTTGGAGACGCGTCTCTTGGAGGATGATGGCGACGACGACGCCATTGGCAGATGGGTCGCACTGGACGCCGTTCCAGTGGCAGTGGTGGATGGCGGCGGTCCAGTTGTCCAGCGCGCCGAGGGGGTCGCCGGTGACAGAGGCCTTGAAGGCCAGCAAGGCCTCGACTTCGACGTCGGACGTCGTCGAGCTCGCCATGAGCGGGCAGATCAGCAACAGGAACGGAATTGAGCTCTGAAGAAGCCCCATCACTCTCTGGAGTGGAGTTTGATGCCGATGATGGAAGATTATAAAAAGACTCAGCGATGCGCATCACAATGCATCGAGTGGATGGTTGAAACTGTGGAAAGAGAAGAGACGACGGCATTGGAGTCAACAAATCAGTCAGAAAGTATCGAACCCCGCCAAATGCATCAAGTGTTCGGTAGAAACTGGGAGAAGGACGAAGAGACGACGCCATTAGAGTCAACCATCAAACCTTTCCAAGGTATGAAACCAATTTCTTCTCCAGCCGACATCATTAAACAAATACGAGATATATCGGACCTTATCTCCTAAATCCCGCGAACAATCTCAAAATTCATCATTTGCAATGGAAAATGGTAGCTTTGCCGCAATCTCGTGCAAGTTGATATATTATATACAACACGCCAACTGGTTAGCAGAGTCGAAGGGGAAGAAAGATGATCGTGAGAGAAGCAGCCAAAGGCACGCGGAGTCTTAATGAGATGAAGTCAAAAAGACAGCATGGAAAGGAGTCATTGACGCCTTTGAAATCTAGGGAAGGTATGAAGAGGTCCAACTGGTGATTTGATGGCTGCGCTCAATTTGGACTTCGACATTGACCGGGAGCCGCTCCAATAGCGTGCACTATACCCGCCTAACTCAATGGAATATAATCTCTGTTTTTTTCaaagtatttaaaatttatttctgtGTTGTCTCTCGGAATTCAtctcattaaaaaaatattaaataggaTAACACTCAAGTTGAGACGACCATTTCCACCccttattaaaataaatcaaaaaatatttataatagatGTTCTAGACACTTAACATTTtatgattatatattttatttagagaAAAAATCCCTAAATACTTCATATTCTGGGATTACACCATAAATATCAGATGATAATATTTGTGTGTTGGTGGGTTAAGgagttaatatattttaattagtaATTAAGTTAGTGGAACAGAAataataagataatgattataatGTGGTGCTAGTATTAGTGAAGGAGAAATAATAGGATAATGATTGTAATGTGGTGTTAGTGGCTAACATTGAGATGTTAGTAGAGTTAGTGGATTTTTTGAGTATGCATTATGTATTAGCttataaatagaatatttaattatcaatgaaattatgtgtgtgaaaatttattttatcctCCTTGTGATTATTTTTCTCAtcagtgatatcagagcgaggtttcaaATATAGTTTGTCTTCTAAAAGTTTTGTACAACCGATCATTCCTCGATTTGATGGTTACTATGACCATTGAAGCATGCTCATGGAGAATTTTTTAAGATCCAAAGAATAATTGGGCGGTCGTGATCTCTGGAATAGTATATTTGATAGAAGGTGTTGCGCTAACAGATGCGCAATTGAAAGAATTTAAAGCAAAGAATTATCTCTTCTAAGTTATTGATCGCTCAATCTTGGAAACCATTTTCTACAAGGATATTGCCAAAGATATCTATgattctatttaaaaaaaaaaaaaagtatcaagGTACGACAAGAGCTAAGAGGTAGCAACTTCAAGCACTTCGCTCAGAGTTCGAAATGCTCCAAATGAAATCAGGAGAATTAGTTTCGGTTAGTTTTCAAGAATGATGACAATTGTTAACAAAATGTCGATCCTTAGCAACAAGATAGAGGACGTTATCATCATCGAAAAAAATTCTTCGATCTATgacaccaaaatttaattttgttatcTACGCCATCGAAGAAGCAAATGATGTAAGTTTACTTGCAATTGATGAATTACAAAGTTCATTATTGGTTCATGAGTAAAAATCAATCAATATGAAAAAGAAGAGCGAGCATTGAAGGTTGTATCAGAAAGTCACTCTACAAATTGTAGAAGTGATATAAGACGAGGAAGAGGTAGAGGTCAAGGAAGAGGAGGTAGAAACAACAATGATCGTGGGAACCAATAACAAAGTTAACACCAGGAAAGCTATTTTCAAAGAAGAGATAGAGGACGTGGAGGTCATTATTCTACAACTAATAGAATAAAGTCAATAGACAAGTCTAATGTTGAATATTACCAATGTCATAGGAATGGTCATTATATATCAGAATGTTATATTAATTTAAAGAAACAAAATGAAGACCAGACTAACTTTGTAAAAGAAGAAGTGTCTCTTTTAATTGTATGCCATGAGAAAGAGAAAACTCAATAGAATATATGGTATTTAGATACAGGCTGCAGCAATCACATGTGTGGAGAGAATGATACATTTTCAGACTTAGATGAATCCTTTCGCAGTTCCATCAAATTTGGCGATAATTCTACAATTTTTGTTATGGATAAGGGAAAGGTCATACAAACAAAAGGGGATTCTACCCATATTATCTTGAATGTTTTTTTTGTCCCAAATTTAACGACTAATTTACTTAGTGTGGGTCAATTACAAGAAAAAGGATATGAAATTGCTATTAAATAAGGAGTTTGTCGAATTCAAGATGTAAAGTTGGGTTTAATTGCAcaagttaacatgataacaaattgTATATTTCTGCTTTATCTTCATACTATGTCTCGTTCATATTTTTCAGCAAATTTTGATGAGGAGGCATGGTTATGGCACTTTCGTTATGGACATCTAAATTTTGGTGGATTGAAAACATTAAAATAGAAGAATATGGTGATCGGTCTTCCTTAAATTACAACTCTTTCTCAAgtttacgaagaatgtgttgtTAGCAAACAACACCGTAATCAATTCCCACAAGGAAAATCTTGGAGAGCATGTAAAGGCAACATTGGAGCTTGTCCATTCAGATATTTACGAGCCAATAACACTGTATTCTAATGGAGGTAAAAGATATATAATTACCTATATTGATAATTATAGTCgtaaaatatggatttatttgtttCAAGAAAAGTATGAAGCTTTTACaactttcaaaaattataaagtaCTTATCGAGAAAGAAATTGACAACTCTATTAAAGTTCTGCGTACAGATCGTGGTGGAAAATATAACTCACATGAATTTGTAATTTTTTGTGAGAATCATGGAATCAAGAGACAACTTACAACAACTtacacaccccaacagaatggtgaatACGAGAGGAAGAACCACACTATTATGGTACAAAATCTTCTAACAACAAGTGGTATTCCTAAAAAATTTTGGCCAGGAGTAGTTAATTGAGGCATCCATATATTGAATAGACGTCCCACGTTATTTGTTCAAAATATGACACTGGAGGAAGCTTGGAGTGGAAGAAAACCTATTATTGatcattttcatattttttggGTGTATCGCTTATGCTCATATTCTAGATGAAAGGGGAAAAAAGCTAGATAACAaaggtgaaaatatatttttcttagtatGAGAAATATATCAAAAGCTTATAGATTATATAATCTCTGTACTAAGAAAAATCATTATAAGTCATGATGTTAATTTTGATGAAAAAAACACTTGATCATGGAATCAAAatgatgttaaaaaaaataatccttGTAGATTTTGATGATGATGAGAAAATATAACAACCTATAGAGGATGAGCAACATGAGGAAGTCTCTCAAAATATTCCTATAAAAGATCAAAGTCTAATTGAAGCATAATCACAAAGGCCACAATGTGCTCTAAGAAAATCAACATGGATGTCTAATTATGAAGTGACTGGAATTGATCAAGGTAATGATCCTTTTACACATTTTGCTTTGTTTTTAGATTGTGACCCTACTATTTTTGAAGTGGCTATTAAAGAATCAAAATAGAGAAAGTCTATGGATGATGAAATTAcagcaattgaaaaaaaaaataatacatgatAGTTATGTAATCTTCCTTAAGGACAAAAGGCAATTGGTGTAAAGTGGATTTACAAGATAAAGCTAAACGAACATGGTGAGATTGACAAGTATAAAGCACGCTTAGTAGCGAAGGGCTATAAGCAAGAGTTAGTGTTGATTATATAGAAGTTTTTGTTCTTGTAGCAAGACATGATACAATCAGAGTGGTGATGGCGATGGCGGCACAAAATTCATGGTCTATCTTAGGGCTGCAAACGAGTCAAGCTGCTCGTGAGCCGCTCGGTCAAAGCTTGGCTCGAGCTTGATTTTgaccgagctcgagccgagctcgagccggcTCGTTTAGTATTCGAGCTGAGTTCGAGCTGAAATAATACCGGCTCGATGGCTTGTCAAGCTTTTTCGAGCCAggctatatatataatatatggtTTTTATTTATTCATGTAACTATTAATAAGTAAAGTGCCATTACATAATTAATGATAAGTACCGGGTAAAACtgtaaattttaaaagtttaattttaaaacctaaattcaaTTCTTAAATTCTAATTTCTAAATTCCTAAATATCAGATTTTAGCTCAACCCTAATTTTAACGCTCAAGCCTCAAGCCTCTCAACTTTCCCTTCGTCGCCGCCTTCTCACCCTCTCAACTTTCCCTTCGTCTCTGCCTTCTCAACTTTCCCTTCGTCGCCGCCTTCTCAACCTCTCAACTTTTCCTTCATCGCCGCCTTCTCAACCTCTCAACTTTCCCTTCGTCGTCGTCTTCTCAACTTTCCCTTCGTCGCTGCCTACTCAGCAGTCACCGCTGTTCCTACTCAGCAGTCGTCGCCGTGCCTACTTAGGAGTCGCCGCCGTGCCTACTCAGCATCTCAGCGCACCCTCAGTCGGGAACAAACCTCTtgcgtgtattttttttttgtgagttTTCGGAAAACACTGTGTTCTATGCGTTTCttatttcttcctttttcttgatGCCATAAATGCACAAACTTGGTCATTCAAAAGATCCACAGTCCACGCTGGAAGTAGATAGAAGGATAAACTCTACCGCCAAACCCTCCAACTTTCTTTTGTTGTACTGATAAAGTCCACGCTTGAAGTAGATAGAAGGATAATCATGtgataaactcataatttcactTATGGATCCTTGTTTTTTTAGTGTTATGATTATCGTTGTCTCATCGTTTAACTTGACTATAAGAGGTTGGCTAATTTTTTTATACTTTTTATAAACCTAAATAAATCTGATTTGAAATTGGTACAAAActacaaatagtcttgttcaatTCAAATCTATATCATGTGTTAAATTTGATTGGGCAAACATTATTTCCTAAGGTTAAAATTCTTAGCAAATGACACATTCGAATAATCGATATTTTCTTAACACTCCTATCAGTGGGTGTTGGGATTTCAACAAATTACCTGAAGTTCAACAATTGGACTAGTTTAATTAAGGTTATATTCTATATTTATTTAAATGGGCATGATTCAAACATACATTTTCTGCATGTAAAGTCTGGTTGGTGAGCACTATGATCTAAAAACTTGAGCCATTAAGAAAGGGTATATTCTTCTCTTAAGTCTTAACAATAGTAAAATTCATACTTTTAGTCTGTCCTAATTCATCATTTATATTCTCTcgactttattttttttcttctgagttttttataatttatttggcAGTTTTTTATCTCTTGATCAGTTATGTCAATAGAAGGGTCATCTATTACACTTACCATAAATAGTGTCATAGCTGAAAGTAATGAGGTTAATCTTGAGATCAACAAGGAAATTGTCATAGCTGGTCAAGAAACACAAGAAAATGCTACAGCAAAAGAGGAAGAGGGGTTCCaaacaaagaaaaggaaaaaaaatttagaagtttAGAATGATTTTGACACAGTGGATGGATCAAAGAAAGCAAAATGTAAATATTGTCAATCTCTTTTTACATTGGGTAAATCAAGAGTCACATCAAGTCTTTTGAGACATAGATTAAATTGTGTGAAGAGAAGAATTAATTTACGAGCAGCTGAACAACAATCAAAGTTGAGTTTTTTGCCTACTGATTCAGCTTCGCCATCCATTCTGACTTTGCATTCTGGAAAATTTGACATGGAACAAATGAGGGAAGCAGCTGCTCATTGGATCATGATGCATGAACATCCATTCACCATTCTTGATGAAGAGGGGTTCAATTGAATGATGAGGCGTGGAATGCAGGAATGGCAAAAAATTAGTAAGACGACATGCCGAGCAGATTGTATGAAAATTTATGAGATTGAGAAAAAGAAGTTGAAGAAGAGTCTTGAGTGTGTTGATAAAATAAGTTTAACAACAGATTGTTGGAAGTCAAAGACTCAAAAGATTGAATACATGGTTGTCACTGGACATTGGATTGATTCTTGTTGGAATTTACAAAAGAGAGTTTTAAGTTTCATTAACATTCCACCACCAAGGGGAGGTCTTCAAATTTCTGATGCCATTTTCAAGTGTATGAAAGAGTGGGGCATTGAAAACAAGGTTTTCACTATTACAGTTGATAATGCTTCAAGTAATGATTTGGCTAttcgatatatgaaagatatcaTTCAAAGGTCAAGAACATTGGCATGTGAAGGAAATTTATTTCATGTTCGTTGTTGTGCACATATCTTGAACTTGTGCGTTCAAGATGGATTGAGGGAGATTGAAGATATTATTGGTAATATAAGGGAAAGTGTAGAATATGTAAATCGTTCAGAGGCAAGATGTGTGCAATTTGCAGAGTGTGTGCAACAACTACAGTTGAAGGATAAAAAATTGATTCGTGATTGCAAAACCGGGTGGAACTCGACTTTTGAGATGTTAAGTTGTGcactcaagttcaaagaagctTTTAAGATGTTCAAAGAACGTGATCCCTTTTATGGTTGCTGCCCTCAAGAAGGAGAATGGAATAAAGCTCAAAAGATTTGCTCACTGTTGGAGTCTTTTTGGACAGCCACACACATTATTTCAGGTAGTGAGTATCCTACTTCAAATTTATTTCTTCAAGAAGTTCAAAAAATAAAGTCAGCATTGAATATTTATGCACAACATGAAGATTTGTTTCTTAAGCAACTAGCtagcaaaatgaaagaaaaatttgaCAAGTATTGGGGTGATTGTAATTTATTGATGGCTATAGCTGCTGTGTTAGATCCAACCAAAAAAATGCTTGCGGTTGAATTTTGTTTTCCTAAGCTTTATTCTGAATTGGATGCCTCTAAGCATATCTCAAaagttaaggagataattaattcTCTTTATGAGGAGTATGTTGTTGAAGAAACTAATAAAGGAGCACCTCATTTATCAGAGTCTGAGAGTTTTGGTTCTTCAAGTGCTAGAAGAAGTCAACAAAATTCTGTGTATAATTGGGATGATTTTGATGATTATTGTGCAAAAGTTGAAATTTCAGAGACTAAGAGATCTGAATTAGTAGATTATCTTGAAAAGGGTCGTCTAAAGAAGAATGAGATTCCTAAAAAAAATTCGTGTTTAGAATGGTGGAGAATGAATAGAATGCAATATCCAATATTGTCAAAGATAGCAGTTGATATTTTAGTTATTCCAGTGAATTCAgtggcttcagaagcaacatttaGTGCAGGGACAAGAGTTATTGATTCTTATCGTTCATCTCTCTCTCCAGATACAGTGCAGACTCTACTGTGTGGGGGTGATTGGCTTCAACATATACATGGACTGAAAAATAAGACTAAAGTAAGTTAAATTTCATTATTAGCTTTCTAAGTTGCATACTAATGTATTTAATCACTTATTGATCTGATTTTTACTTTTCCAGAAAGCTAAAACTTATCAAGAAATTGTTCTTCCAGTATCTACCTTTTAAAGTAAGTAAGAGTTTAGTTCTTTGTTTAACATGTGTTTCCAGTGTAATTATTGTGCTATTACAGTTAAGCTTAATATCACTTACTATTGTTGAATGCAGATTGTGCTATTGCAGTTAAGCTTAATATTACTTCATGTTATTGAATGCAGATTGCAGTATAGGTGGTATGATTGAGAATTTGAGATGGAGATGAAGATATTCATTGTTGCAGAAATTTAGTGTTTTGAGCAGTTTGGAACTTTGGATGGTTTGAGTTTGGAATATCATGTTTTTGGATTTGGTTAATTTTGTTGGAAATTTGAGATGAAGTTTGATATTTTAGCAACAAGAATAGTGTTTTATGAGATAATCGTGTTtttgatttatgtttttttattatctGAGACTAAGAATTTGAGATATGTGTTGTGAATTTGTAATGTTTGAACTTCAAGTAGTTTTCTTTTATCTCGTATGTGTTGtgaatttgtgatgtttgaactTCAAGTAGTTTTCTTTTATCTCATAGATGAATAATTGATGTAGATGAATAATTGATATTTTGATGTTTAATTTTAGGGATAAATTTGATCATTATTTATTTAAACAATAACTTGTTTGATttacaatataaaaaaaatacagtaAAATTGGCTTAGGTTATGACTCGAGCTCAAGCTTGAAAGCTTGAATTTAATTCGAGCttttcgagtcgagctcgagcctagGATTAAATGATCGAGCCAAGCTCAAGCTTAAATTTATAAGATTGATCGAGCTCAAGCTCGAACCGAGCTCGAGCCAAGGCTGGCTCGAGCTTgactcggctcgtttacagccctagtCTATCTTTCAATTGGATGTAAATCAGCATTCCTCCTTGGAGATGTGAAAGAAGAGGTTTTTATTGTTATgaccaaaagaatttagatatctccacgataatatgatattatccactttgggcttaagtcctcatggttttatttttggactctatcCAAAAAGTCTCGTACCAATAGTGATATTTTTCCCTTATAAGTTCATaatctttttcatatttttttaatgtaGAACTTTATTTGCAACCATTGCAACCCAAAAACCCCCCCTAAAAATGAAGGACCACCCCCTCAAATCTATCCATCCAGACATGAGAGCCCCCTCTTCCTTCGTTAGAGGTCAATATTCCACCCACATGATTTGATTGGACCATGACTTTTGTGCAAAATCGATTGTTAGTCGTTCTAGCAATCTGAGCTCTAATACTAATTATTAAGACCAAAAgtatttagatatctctataatggtatAATATTGCCCACTTTAAacttaagccctcatgattttattttttggttcTACCCAAAACGCTTCAtactaatagagatatctttcccttataagttcTTGAtcatttccatgtgttttcaatatgaaacTTTGTTTGCAACCATTACAACTCAACATTTATTGATCAGTCTCTGGGTTATGTGAAATTAGGTAATGAGCATAaagtttataaattaaaaaaagctCTATATGAATTAAAACAAGTCCCACGGATTTGGTATAAtcatatagaaacttattttttgAAGGAAGGTTTTCAAAAATACTCTTATGAACATACTCtttttattaagattgataaataaaagggcaacccggtgcacgaagctcccgtcatgcggggtcccggggaaggatccattgtacgcagctttatcctgctttttgcaagatgCTATTTtcaggatttgaacccgtgaccttttggtcacatgacaacaactttaccgttgcgccaaggctcctctTCCTTTTTTATTAAGATTAATGATGGACAAAAAAATATTGATAGTTTGTTTATATGTAGATAACttaatctacaatagaaatattACATCTatatttggaaattttaaaaaatttatgatgAAAGAATTCAAAATATCTGATCTTGGTATGATGCATTATTTGCTTAGTATTGAAGTGGTACAAGCTTGTGTTGACATTTTTATTTCTCAAAGAAGATATGTGCAAGAAATTATGTACAGATTTCAGATAAAAGATTGTAATCCTATAAATACTCCATCTGAGTTTAGAATGAAGTTACATAAAGATATTGAAGAAAAGAAGATTGATACCCCACTTTACAAACAAATAGTAGGGAGTTTAATGTATTTGATGGCGACAAGACCTGCATATTATAAGTATGATTAGTAGATACATGGATTGTGCTACAAAAATGCATCTCTTAgctgtaaagataatttttttggTACTTGCAAGGTACTAAAGAAtttgaattattttataaaagGGTTTAAAAGTCATATATGTTTGGTTTTACATATCGTGATTATGCAAGAGATATAGATGATCGAAAAAGTACATCTGTCTATATTTTCATGTTGGGGGCAAGAGTTATTTCATGGTcttcaaaaaaaataatcaattgtTATAATATCATCCATGGAATTTGAGTTTGTTATTGCAACATCTTATGCTTATCAAGCTATTTGGTTAAAGAAGATTCTTACAGATATTTCAAAAAGGATGGACCTACTcagatttattgtgataacagttcgacaataaaactttcaaaaaattcaATGGTACATGGTCGAAGTAAACACATAGATGTGAGGTGTCATTTCTTGATAAATCTCACAAATAATAAAGTCATTAATCTTGTTTACTGTAGAAGCGAGAATCAAATTGATGATATTCTAATTAAGCCTCTTAAATTTTCTACATTTCAAAAGCTTAGATATCTACTTTGTGTTTTTATATGGAGTTTAAAAGTTTGACTTTTTTTAAACGGGTTATTACATTTGGAATATGAGTTTAagggagagatttttaataaattagtGTGTTAATGGATTGATAAGTTGACAtgttttaattaataattgagtTAGTGGAAGAGAAATAATAGGATAATGATTTTAATATGATATTAGTGTTAacggaggaaaaataataggatAATAGTTGTAATATAGTATTAGTGGTTAACGTTGAGATGTTATTGAAGTTAGTAAATTTTGTTGAGTATGCATTATATATTAACTTAGAAATAGGATATTTAATTAtcaataaaattatgtatgtaaaaatttattttatcctCTTACATCCatgattattttattattattctcaTCAAATTTAGCATCCTTTTATTATACCGTAATCCCGCGGGGCCAGAATTCATCTCATAAGGTACGACACTCACAAAAGTAATTGATTATATATTTGCATGTATTGAGACCGATATGTAAATATATATTTCATAAGGCATACTTGGAATGTTTTAGGGCTACAAAGAGGATTATAAGAATAattctttataatatttttttcttatatagTTCTACAGTTGTGAGAGTGTGGCATCTTCATTTACAAAAatgaaaactaataaaaaaaggaTAATCTTTCGAGGCATATGGAGGGAGTTTAATGTCGAATTatttttataagagaaaaaaataaaaatggcaTCCCAGATTTTATAAATTATCAAAagagtatttaaaaaaaaatcaatgaccGTCTCTCCTAAATGTTTTCCTAAAATGATGTTTTGACCAAACTTCGTTGTAGGAGATACATGCTATCAGATAGTTTCTACAACATATAATAATTattcaataatttttataatatgtttaggATAAGTTTAGGATTTATAATTTATACAGTGTAAAAGTTATTCAATAGTTGTTACAATATGTAGAAGTTACTcgatagctgctacaatatgtagAAATTTACTTAGAAGCCACTACAATGTATTTAGGATGAGTAAGATTTATGATTTTATATAGTGTAAAAGTTATAAAATAATTGATACGACATGTAGAAGCTACTCGGTAACTGTTTCAACATGTAAAAACTACTCAGTAACTGTTTCAATGTGTAGAAGTTACTCAGTAGCTGTTACAATATGTGTTTAGTGTGAGTTTTGGATTTATGATATTTGaacattattatatcaaaatattttgtacaactattttaaagttattttgatgaaatttaaataattttgatcaattagtaaataatattttaatataatagtgtTCAGGTATCCAAAGTATAAATCCTAAACCTTAAACTCAGACTAAACACATTGTAACATCTATTAGGTAGcttctacacattgtagcagttatcAAATAGTTTTTACATAGTATAAATCCTTAATCATAAACTCATCTGAAAtacattatagcagctacaagTAACTTCTATATAGTATAAATCTTGTCCCCGGGGCTATGGTGGCGTGGTAAAACATCCAGATTGTTATCCAAGCACATACGATTCGACCCCAGCTATGAtgtatttgtaaaaaattttccTCCAAATAGGAACATaacaaaggatgttgggcttctagGTTGGCCGTCGCGcgagcttcccgatttaccctagtggccGATGAAAAACTTCCGTGGAACCGGACCAGTCACCCTAAgaatagtcaatgagactaactagatttagtatttttttatatggtataaatcttaaatcttaaactatcataaacataTTGTAGCAGCCATTAAATAGCTTCTACACATTATAACagctatttgttaaattcttcACATTATGGAAGTTACTCGATATCTTTTACAATAACACTAGGTCAAGGGGTAATTTTGCGATAAATCA contains:
- the LOC121994694 gene encoding zinc finger BED domain-containing protein RICESLEEPER 2-like, encoding MRRGMQEWQKISKTTCRADCMKIYEIEKKKLKKSLECVDKISLTTDCWKSKTQKIEYMVVTGHWIDSCWNLQKRVLSFINIPPPRGGLQISDAIFKCMKEWGIENKVFTITVDNASSNDLAIRYMKDIIQRSRTLACEGNLFHVRCCAHILNLCVQDGLREIEDIIGNIRESVEYVNRSEARCVQFAECVQQLQLKDKKLIRDCKTGWNSTFEMLSCALKFKEAFKMFKERDPFYGCCPQEGEWNKAQKICSLLESFWTATHIISGSEYPTSNLFLQEVQKIKSALNIYAQHEDLFLKQLASKMKEKFDKYWGDCNLLMAIAAVLDPTKKMLAVEFCFPKLYSELDASKHISKVKEIINSLYEEYVVEETNKGAPHLSESESFGSSSARRSQQNSVYNWDDFDDYCAKVEISETKRSELVDYLEKGRLKKNEIPKKNSCLEWWRMNRMQYPILSKIAVDILVIPVNSVASEATFSAGTRVIDSYRSSLSPDTVQTLLCGGDWLQHIHGLKNKTKKAKTYQEIVLPIVLLQLSLILLHVIECRLQYRWYD